A single window of Meiothermus sp. DNA harbors:
- a CDS encoding OsmC family protein produces the protein MPIRSANAVWKGTLKEGQGHLKLESGVYEGPYTWASRFADAPGTNPEELIGAALAGCYAMFLSALLTNNNTPPEELNATAKVHLGEGPTITKIELQMVAKVPGIDAEKFQELAQEAKAKCPISKALAAVPEITLEARLV, from the coding sequence ATGCCGATACGTTCAGCCAATGCAGTCTGGAAAGGTACCCTAAAGGAAGGCCAGGGCCATTTGAAGCTGGAAAGCGGGGTGTATGAAGGGCCCTATACCTGGGCCTCGAGGTTCGCCGATGCCCCCGGCACCAACCCCGAGGAGCTGATCGGGGCGGCCCTTGCCGGCTGCTATGCCATGTTTCTTTCGGCCTTGCTCACCAACAACAACACCCCACCCGAAGAACTAAACGCCACCGCCAAAGTGCACCTGGGCGAGGGCCCTACCATCACCAAAATCGAGCTACAAATGGTAGCCAAGGTGCCCGGCATTGACGCGGAAAAGTTTCAGGAGCTGGCCCAGGAAGCCAAGGCCAAGTGCCCCATCTCCAAGGCCCTGGCCGCAGTGCCCGAAATTACCCTCGAGGCCCGGTTGGTTTGA
- a CDS encoding metalloenzyme: MAFLFVDGLGLSHDPRSPLERLDLPTLRALSGGFRQEPFSQSNLAYRVLDAGLGVEGLPQSGTGQTTLLTGINAARWLGYHQGPHPLRRLQELLQQESLQVWAAQRGLRVLHANAYRQEYLERVLDSRRNLLSAFGFAARVAGLELLPLGHPQALLPAFWPEPEAAGRCFAHIAQQHHLTLLENWALDYTAHRQPETLDERFVELERFLSGFLEANPGVTLVLTADHGNAEEPWHTQHTLNPVPLIVHGPMAHDLPEMHSLADVAPWIKHKLSSLATI; encoded by the coding sequence CTGGCCTTCTTGTTTGTGGATGGGTTGGGGCTTTCGCACGACCCCCGAAGCCCACTAGAGCGCCTGGATCTGCCCACCCTACGCGCTCTGAGCGGGGGATTTCGCCAAGAGCCCTTTAGCCAGTCCAACCTGGCCTACCGGGTTTTGGATGCCGGGCTGGGGGTAGAGGGCCTGCCCCAGTCGGGTACCGGCCAGACCACTTTGCTAACCGGAATCAATGCTGCCCGGTGGCTGGGCTACCACCAGGGGCCCCACCCTCTGCGCAGGCTACAGGAGCTTTTGCAGCAGGAGAGCCTGCAGGTCTGGGCTGCGCAGCGGGGCTTGCGGGTTTTGCACGCCAACGCCTATCGTCAGGAGTACCTGGAGCGGGTGTTGGACAGCCGTCGTAATCTGCTCTCGGCCTTTGGTTTTGCGGCCAGAGTGGCCGGGTTGGAGTTGCTTCCCCTGGGGCATCCCCAGGCCCTTTTGCCGGCTTTCTGGCCCGAACCTGAGGCCGCAGGCCGGTGCTTTGCTCACATCGCTCAGCAGCACCACCTGACCCTCTTGGAAAACTGGGCCCTGGATTATACGGCCCATCGCCAGCCGGAAACCCTAGACGAACGCTTTGTGGAGCTCGAGCGATTCCTAAGCGGCTTTTTGGAGGCAAACCCCGGGGTCACCCTGGTACTCACCGCCGACCACGGCAACGCCGAAGAGCCCTGGCACACCCAGCACACCCTAAACCCGGTGCCGCTTATCGTTCACGGCCCTATGGCCCACGATCTCCCCGAGATGCATAGCCTGGCCGACGTAGCGCCCTGGATCAAGCACAAGCTTTCCTCATTGGCAACAATCTGA
- the hemG gene encoding protoporphyrinogen oxidase, with translation MAHLVVIGGGAAGLSAAYYARQAAPDLQITLLEAENRLGGKILTVAEQGFVLEGGPDAVVRYKPWALELMRELGLEAEIVGTTPARPSALIHNGERALPIPAGLQMVVPGDLRALAQSPLLSPLGKARALLDLFIPKRPQGDEAFGAFIERRLGRQVWERLVAPLSGGIYGGDPYELSTQAAFPQLVALEQQYGSLIRGAMAQRKERGSREAGQLFASLEGGLGRLVQALEARLTAVDIRLGTQVSRIERSKSWLIHTSAGLIQADAIVLATPAGVTGELLANLHPEAAHALQAIPYGSSATVSLAFDKTQLPPRVGHGILMSLGQGFSARGFTWSDQKWTGRAPEGLGLVRAYFSGVEASPDQLAKLALHDLERLWGKVPKPLQTWVFHWPLGLPRYTVGHQERVAQALSAETLPGLFLAGAAYHGVGLPEVIRMGRSTAQRAVAFLLSKPLKSEPEDLLKPRAQA, from the coding sequence GTGGCGCATCTGGTGGTGATTGGAGGGGGGGCCGCGGGCCTTTCCGCCGCCTATTACGCCCGGCAGGCAGCGCCCGACCTGCAAATTACCCTGCTCGAGGCCGAAAACCGCCTGGGGGGCAAAATCCTTACCGTAGCCGAGCAGGGCTTCGTACTGGAGGGCGGCCCCGACGCCGTGGTGCGCTATAAGCCCTGGGCCCTGGAACTGATGCGAGAGCTAGGTCTGGAGGCCGAAATAGTGGGCACCACGCCCGCCAGACCTTCGGCGCTCATCCACAATGGCGAGCGGGCGCTGCCAATTCCCGCAGGCTTGCAAATGGTGGTGCCAGGCGACCTGCGGGCGCTGGCACAGAGCCCCCTGCTGAGCCCCCTGGGCAAGGCTCGAGCCCTCCTCGACTTGTTCATTCCTAAAAGACCCCAAGGCGATGAGGCTTTTGGTGCCTTCATCGAGCGCCGGCTAGGGCGGCAGGTCTGGGAGCGGCTGGTAGCCCCACTCTCGGGCGGCATTTACGGTGGTGACCCCTACGAACTCTCGACCCAGGCAGCTTTCCCGCAGCTTGTGGCCCTCGAGCAGCAGTACGGCAGTCTGATCCGGGGGGCCATGGCCCAGCGTAAAGAGCGCGGTAGCCGCGAAGCCGGGCAGTTGTTCGCCTCGCTTGAGGGGGGCTTGGGCCGCTTGGTACAGGCCTTGGAGGCCCGCCTAACCGCAGTAGACATCCGTCTGGGCACGCAGGTGAGCAGAATCGAGCGCTCCAAAAGCTGGCTGATTCATACCTCCGCAGGGTTGATACAAGCCGATGCCATCGTACTGGCCACCCCCGCGGGGGTTACGGGAGAGCTGCTGGCGAACCTTCACCCCGAAGCCGCTCACGCACTGCAAGCAATTCCCTATGGCAGTTCGGCCACCGTCAGCCTTGCCTTCGATAAGACACAGCTGCCGCCTCGGGTTGGCCACGGTATCTTGATGAGCCTGGGCCAGGGCTTTAGCGCCCGGGGCTTTACCTGGAGCGACCAGAAGTGGACAGGACGGGCCCCCGAGGGCCTTGGCTTGGTGCGGGCCTATTTTTCGGGGGTCGAAGCCAGCCCAGACCAGCTGGCTAAGTTAGCCTTGCATGACCTCGAGCGGCTCTGGGGGAAGGTGCCCAAACCGCTTCAGACCTGGGTGTTCCACTGGCCGCTGGGCCTGCCCCGCTACACCGTAGGCCATCAAGAGCGTGTGGCCCAGGCTTTGAGCGCCGAAACTCTGCCGGGCCTCTTTCTGGCCGGAGCCGCCTACCATGGGGTAGGGCTCCCCGAGGTGATCCGCATGGGCCGCAGCACGGCCCAGCGGGCCGTAGCGTTCTTGCTGTCAAAACCGCTCAAAAGTGAACCGGAGGACTTGCTAAAGCCTCGAGCCCAGGCCTGA